In Nocardioides sp. zg-1228, a single window of DNA contains:
- a CDS encoding ATP-dependent Clp protease proteolytic subunit — MYGLDDHIYQRLLRERIVFLGSEVRDQNANAICAQLLLLSAEDPEADIFLHINSPGGSVDAGMAIYDTMNYIPNDVATVGMGLAASMGQFLLCAGTKGKRYALPHARIMMHQPSSGMGGSASDIKIQAQQSLHIKKVLLDLIAEHTGQSVEQVVADADRDRWFTADQAVEYGLVDQVITSAREAADEGRPARTKD, encoded by the coding sequence ATGTATGGCCTCGACGACCACATCTACCAGCGCCTCCTCCGTGAGCGCATCGTCTTCCTCGGCTCGGAGGTGCGCGACCAGAACGCCAACGCGATCTGCGCCCAGCTCCTGCTGCTGTCCGCGGAGGACCCGGAGGCCGACATCTTCCTCCACATCAACAGCCCCGGCGGCTCGGTCGACGCCGGCATGGCCATCTACGACACGATGAACTACATCCCCAACGACGTGGCGACCGTCGGCATGGGGCTCGCGGCCTCGATGGGCCAGTTCCTGCTGTGCGCCGGCACCAAGGGCAAGCGCTACGCCCTGCCCCACGCCCGCATCATGATGCACCAGCCCTCCTCGGGCATGGGTGGCTCCGCCTCCGACATCAAGATCCAGGCCCAGCAGTCGCTGCACATCAAGAAGGTGCTGCTCGACCTGATCGCCGAGCACACGGGCCAGAGCGTCGAGCAGGTGGTCGCCGACGCCGACCGTGACCGGTGGTTCACCGCCGACCAGGCCGTCGAGTACGGCCTCGTCGACCAGGTCATCACCAGTGCCCGCGAAGCCGCCGACGAGGGCCGCCCGGCCCGGACCAAGGACTGA
- a CDS encoding fibronectin type III domain-containing protein, producing the protein MGAGRATTHAGGTDAPRTARLRRLASKRQSKGAAELSVVLVVASLVAGVLFGNGLSRTAVELADGLTWLADDPSGDVIQVNPALGRAEVRRSVAAAGNDLTLAQYAGFLYVIDNTDGVLSTIDVTTLEQSGRRSVPGDGSAETLSDGTTVFLVDRTAHSLAAIDPITTDEIGRVWVERRGLSDVAVDGQGTVWSLDRTGRLTALRWSATSAEFLEQDTHQLDVRGDAVVVAHERGVTVTDAEPGLMQQVATEREVRTPTSALSGELLAPLRTPSELTAAAAPDSSTVVILAAGRLAEVAVAASGCDSPGRPEVFAGRVYVPCAGRAKVLQLDPTGEMAGPPILTPRGKDPELVLDDDTLLINVPGARTGISVGADGSLSEFSRGSGGDAVTDPQEIAIPETQPETEDQTEETRDEQSGESGSQATRGGRDPGRNGDQGPRGSDNNGGGGGRDDEDEDDDPVATISPTPTPTATPTTTPTSTPTSTPTATPTTTPTVTPSTPTDVRATVLGSTQVQVDWSYSGETPDDFVVAQPGGPTLATVGGTSRRAVVDVTPGASVALVVTARLGGRTATSTVSNTVTTQPDPVLGTPTSVRASVVSGTQVQLGWDYTGDVPDEFVLTTTGGSQVGRVGGDQRQAVVTVPAGQQVAFRVTAFLGSDSSASAASNAVTPAGVPGQAPGVAATGVYGGSWQGPTYAVTLRWDPAPDNGSPITGYRVTVSTGTRSETVTLGASARSHTLVSSCDRTRDASCSPGGNGTASVIAINGEGAGPQASAGASDSGSIPVEPLPGGGRQHVTGQSGGDLNLEGMGTSQLQLAPADWAGFGGTCAYDDGSGWSPISCGATSLVIQHDGTYIWQPNSGVRSHSVQFRATNSSGSVLSARYSWQTRQPTLCEGCDIP; encoded by the coding sequence ATGGGGGCAGGTCGGGCGACGACGCACGCCGGGGGCACCGACGCGCCCCGCACCGCGCGGCTGCGCAGGCTCGCGTCGAAGCGCCAGTCGAAGGGCGCGGCCGAGCTCTCCGTCGTCCTGGTCGTGGCCTCGCTCGTCGCCGGGGTGCTGTTCGGCAACGGCCTCTCCCGCACCGCGGTCGAGCTCGCCGACGGACTCACCTGGCTGGCCGACGACCCGAGCGGCGACGTCATCCAGGTCAACCCCGCCCTCGGGCGCGCCGAGGTGCGGCGCTCGGTCGCCGCGGCCGGCAACGACCTGACCCTCGCCCAGTACGCCGGCTTCCTCTACGTCATCGACAACACCGACGGCGTGCTCTCGACCATCGACGTCACCACGCTGGAGCAGTCCGGTCGCCGGAGCGTGCCCGGCGACGGCTCCGCGGAGACCCTGAGCGACGGCACGACCGTCTTCCTCGTCGACCGCACGGCCCACAGCCTCGCGGCGATCGACCCCATCACCACCGACGAGATCGGCCGGGTGTGGGTCGAGCGGCGGGGCCTGTCCGACGTGGCCGTCGACGGGCAGGGGACGGTGTGGTCCCTCGACCGCACGGGCCGGCTCACCGCGCTGAGGTGGTCCGCGACGTCGGCGGAGTTCCTCGAGCAGGACACCCACCAGCTCGACGTCCGGGGGGACGCCGTGGTCGTGGCGCACGAGCGAGGTGTCACCGTCACCGACGCCGAGCCCGGCCTGATGCAGCAGGTCGCCACCGAGCGCGAGGTGCGTACGCCCACCTCCGCGCTGAGCGGCGAGCTGCTCGCGCCACTGCGCACGCCGAGCGAGCTGACGGCCGCCGCGGCTCCGGACTCCTCGACCGTCGTCATCCTCGCCGCGGGCCGGCTGGCCGAGGTGGCCGTGGCCGCCTCCGGCTGCGACTCCCCCGGACGCCCCGAGGTGTTCGCGGGACGCGTCTACGTGCCCTGCGCCGGCCGGGCGAAGGTCCTCCAGCTCGACCCCACGGGCGAGATGGCCGGGCCGCCCATCCTCACGCCCCGCGGCAAGGACCCCGAGCTCGTCCTCGACGACGACACGCTCCTGATCAACGTGCCCGGTGCGCGCACCGGGATCTCGGTGGGGGCCGACGGCTCCCTCTCGGAGTTCTCCCGCGGGAGCGGCGGCGACGCCGTCACCGACCCGCAGGAGATCGCCATCCCCGAGACGCAGCCTGAGACCGAGGACCAGACGGAGGAGACGCGCGACGAGCAGTCGGGCGAGTCCGGGTCCCAGGCGACCCGGGGCGGGCGCGACCCGGGCCGCAACGGCGACCAGGGCCCCCGCGGGAGCGACAACAACGGCGGCGGAGGCGGTCGCGACGACGAGGACGAGGACGACGACCCGGTCGCGACGATCTCGCCCACCCCCACCCCGACCGCCACTCCCACGACCACCCCCACTTCCACCCCCACCTCCACCCCCACTGCCACCCCGACCACCACGCCCACCGTGACGCCGAGCACGCCCACCGACGTGAGGGCCACGGTGCTCGGCAGCACGCAGGTGCAGGTCGACTGGTCCTACAGCGGGGAGACTCCGGACGACTTCGTGGTGGCCCAGCCCGGCGGCCCGACCCTGGCGACGGTCGGCGGCACCAGCCGCCGCGCGGTCGTGGACGTCACCCCCGGCGCGAGCGTCGCCCTCGTCGTGACCGCCCGGCTCGGCGGCCGGACGGCCACCTCGACGGTGTCCAACACGGTGACCACGCAGCCCGACCCCGTCCTCGGCACCCCCACCTCGGTCCGGGCCTCGGTCGTCTCGGGCACCCAGGTCCAGCTCGGCTGGGACTACACCGGCGACGTGCCCGACGAGTTCGTCCTCACCACCACCGGGGGCAGCCAGGTCGGGCGGGTCGGCGGCGACCAGCGCCAGGCGGTCGTCACGGTCCCGGCGGGCCAGCAGGTCGCGTTCCGGGTCACGGCCTTCCTCGGCAGCGACTCGAGCGCCTCCGCCGCGTCCAACGCCGTGACCCCCGCCGGCGTGCCCGGCCAGGCGCCCGGCGTCGCCGCCACCGGCGTCTACGGCGGCAGCTGGCAGGGGCCGACCTACGCCGTCACCCTCCGCTGGGACCCCGCTCCGGACAACGGCTCGCCCATCACCGGCTACCGGGTGACCGTGTCCACCGGCACGAGGTCGGAGACCGTCACGCTGGGCGCCTCGGCGCGCTCGCACACCCTGGTCAGCAGCTGCGACCGCACCCGGGACGCCTCCTGCTCCCCCGGCGGCAACGGCACCGCCTCGGTCATCGCGATCAACGGCGAGGGCGCCGGCCCCCAGGCCTCCGCCGGCGCCAGTGACTCCGGGAGCATCCCGGTCGAGCCCTTGCCGGGAGGCGGGCGCCAGCACGTCACGGGCCAGTCGGGGGGCGACCTCAACCTCGAGGGCATGGGCACCTCCCAGCTGCAGCTCGCGCCCGCGGACTGGGCGGGCTTCGGCGGGACGTGCGCCTACGACGACGGGTCCGGCTGGTCGCCCATCAGCTGCGGCGCGACCTCGCTGGTGATCCAGCACGACGGCACCTACATCTGGCAGCCCAACTCGGGCGTGCGATCGCACTCCGTGCAGTTCCGGGCCACCAACAGCTCGGGGAGCGTGCTGAGTGCCCGCTACTCCTGGCAGACCAGGCAGCCCACCCTCTGCGAGGGCTGCGACATCCCCTGA
- a CDS encoding MoxR family ATPase — translation MTTLASSPATTEQEVVEFRRVHQRLGDAVEVAVRGKRGVIDLVLVATFARGHVLVEDLPGTGKTTLARALAKALGGEMHRVQFTPDLLPSDVTGTSVFDPRDGQVRFRPGPVFANVVLADEINRAAAKTQSALLEVMEEHTVSVDGTAHPVPEPFTVVATQNPIDLDGTYRLPEAQLDRFMVRTSLGFPDLEHELDVLRPGSTAGRIDDVPTVSDPTEMARLSAVVERLHVADPILTYAREVGVAIRDDRRVRLGASTRGLRSLVRAVQAHAASRGRHYAIPDDVRRLAEPVLAHRTVLTREALLEGHTSTGVVHQALERVAPPQPDRV, via the coding sequence GTGACCACCCTCGCCTCGAGCCCCGCCACCACCGAGCAGGAGGTCGTCGAGTTCCGCCGGGTGCACCAGCGCCTCGGCGACGCGGTCGAGGTCGCCGTGCGCGGCAAGCGCGGCGTGATCGACCTCGTGCTGGTGGCGACCTTCGCGCGCGGCCACGTGCTCGTCGAGGACCTGCCCGGCACGGGCAAGACCACGCTGGCGAGGGCGCTGGCGAAGGCGCTGGGCGGGGAGATGCACCGGGTCCAGTTCACCCCCGACCTGCTGCCCAGCGACGTGACCGGCACCAGCGTGTTCGACCCGCGCGACGGCCAGGTGCGGTTCCGCCCCGGACCCGTCTTCGCCAACGTCGTGCTCGCCGACGAGATCAACCGGGCGGCCGCCAAGACCCAGTCGGCCCTCCTCGAGGTGATGGAGGAGCACACCGTCAGCGTCGACGGCACCGCACACCCCGTGCCCGAGCCGTTCACGGTCGTCGCCACGCAGAACCCCATCGACCTCGACGGCACCTACCGGTTGCCGGAGGCACAGCTCGACCGGTTCATGGTGCGCACCAGCCTGGGCTTCCCCGACCTCGAGCACGAGCTCGACGTGCTGCGCCCCGGCAGCACCGCCGGCCGCATCGACGACGTGCCCACCGTCAGCGACCCCACCGAGATGGCCCGACTCTCCGCCGTCGTCGAGCGGCTGCACGTCGCCGACCCGATCCTCACCTACGCGCGCGAGGTCGGGGTCGCGATCCGCGACGACCGGCGCGTCCGCCTGGGCGCGAGCACGCGCGGGCTGCGCTCCCTCGTGCGCGCCGTGCAGGCCCACGCCGCCTCGCGCGGTCGCCACTACGCGATCCCCGACGACGTACGCCGCCTCGCCGAGCCCGTCCTGGCCCACCGCACGGTGCTCACCCGCGAAGCGCTCCTGGAGGGCCACACGTCGACCGGGGTCGTGCACCAGGCCCTCGAGCGGGTCGCCCCTC